The following is a genomic window from Ictalurus furcatus strain D&B chromosome 14, Billie_1.0, whole genome shotgun sequence.
AGCATTCAGAGCCTTACACATTCATATCTGTCTCATTCTGGGAGAATAAACATGGTCTCCACCACCCCCTCCAACTGCTACCAGTAAGTATCCATGGCAACAGGAAGGCTCTTCCAGGGAGGAGAGAGGGATTCTGATGCCTGCTATTACTCCCCTTCcccccttacacacacatgtGCCCCTATTTATCTTAAATGACATCATGCTTTATGTTTTAGCCCACATGCTTTATACACTTCTCAAATATTATACTATAATATTCACTCAGACATACTCATTTTGTGCATATAAGATAATGCAAAATCAAATTAATGATACTCACACATTCAGGCAGTATCAATACTCATGCACATAAAGCACCATATGATTTctgttgtaattttttttttttttgcaatcacCCTGCTCTAAATGCATAATCactatgtattttattttactttttgcaaaaacacattcttgtcatttctttttaatgtctCAGCTTGCAGATGATAGGGCTTGGGCATGCGCACAAAAACACACTTGGGCATGTGCatgcgcacaaacacacacacacacacacacatatcccaACATCCCATCCCATGGacacacccttggtaaagacaTGGAATCAAGCACACCACATACACATGCTATACAAGTACCCCCTCTGGTGTCTGCAGACTTCGTACACACTTAAGTGTAAAtcatagatatatattttttttaaaaaatagaaaagaaaagaagacatTTTCACATAGATTTAAGAAACACAAAGACCTAAATCTATTCTATACCTTTTTCATAGTAAATTAATATTATGTTTTCAGAGAGTTGTCACACATTATCTTACATTTcttgggatttatttattaacagtgCTGGATTTATAATAAGCCCTCTGGACTTACAACctacttaaaaaaaactgtatgtatgtttgCAAATCACTAAAACTCTGTTTTAGCAGTTTAAAGATTATTACTGGTGGATGGGTGGGAAGTTGTCTGCAtgcctgtgtgtgcatgccaaATTTCCACGGCCTGCAGTGCCTCGCCCACAGCTAGCAGTAAAAAGATCAATGCTATTTCTGTCCTCCAGGGTCCACTGAGCTTCTCCAGAAAtgcataattatatatatatatatatatatatatatatatatatatatatatatatataagttttatGAGTCATCTCATATTTCCCCTGAATGTGAGATGGAGGAAGAGAGATATTAACAGAACATAGCTCGTGAATGAGCAGTGTGTATTAGATGTGAACTAGTGTAAAGGaccatgctgtgtgtgtatgtgtgtatgtgtaagatTTGTGAGTCTGAAACACCAGAAAGTCCCACATACATGGTGTCATATTACACGTACAGAGTGTTTACAGATCAATAGCTGCTCTCAGTTAAGTGGTACAGTCTATTCTTTCTGCAGTGCGGAAGTGGGGTGTTCACATCAGCAAATCTATATTGACTGAGGTGAGAAACCCATACCtcagtaggttttttttttgtggcttttttgcattttttcctgctttcaaagAATCATCctgctgagaaagagagagatagagatagagttGTGTAGTTCTGTGTCCTTCGCCTACATCACAACAGGGCTTTAAGATTAGACATATACTACATTTCTAGAGGCTGTCTCTTGTTCTGAGTGATAAATTAGTCATTTCATGTTGGGCAGATGCTACCATTTTGCTTACGTGAAAGTAAAGGCTCCTGTATAATGCATGGTCTAGCAAATAATTCAGTTTATTACATTAGATAAATTAATGATGTGTTGTACTATTTCTATCCTTAGCAGAAGGACCACCTTTGATCATCAGATAGACTACATATAAATAGCAAATGAATTGAAACTACCATGAAATAGTCACTGTAGTAGTTATAATGCAATAAGGCATAATGTTAGCATGTTCAGTTCAGCATGTCCACAGAGTTCTCTTTGATATTACAACCTGCACTGCGGGCTGTGGCTATCCACTAATGTAGAACAAAAGTGAACCCACCACACTCTAGAGCCACTGGAGTTTCTATGTACATTAGTTATTATAAATGTGATAATCTTTGTGTGTAtcttggtttttttcttcttttgtaatCATATTTTGTATGTGTGGATAAAATAAGAGTAATTATTAGATACTTGAGATTCACATTCATATCTTAGGCCATGTACACTTACCATGTCTAAAAGATACACCCACTTGTCTGTATCGCATTTGCAAAGGATTtactgtaattttttaaatattttcagacattttttttctaaaatagaAATGGACCAGTATGttacacacccccaccccacccccccaccccactcatacactctctcactctcactcacacacacacacacacacacacacacactcagtgccTCTAAAGCCTTGTGACAAATGTGTCTGCTATTTACTACCTTAATTGACACTCGGCTCTTTGACACTTTGAAGCCCCAAAATAAAGAACcccaataataacaataataacattaataccTTGATAGTTATAGACAGTAATATGGTTAACAGACCAGGCCCTAATTAACCTGCTGTGACAAAACACcgacactactactactactactactaataataataataataataataataataaatatgtattattgtcattattattattattgataataataataataataataataatgtttttaattatttattttagtaatagtagtaatagcaaTAGTAGTGTTGATGTTTTGTCACAACAGTGTAATTACGGCCTGGTCTGTTAACCATATGACTGTCTATGACTATCAAGGTATCAATGTTATTATGGTTATTGTTAAGGTTtcaattttttctttgttttaaatcttttaatACATAGTTATGAATTACTAAGGCaatgtttcattctttattttatggCATCAAACTGTCAAAGTGTCGAGTGTCAAAGGGAGTAAATAGTAGACACATTTGTCATAAGGCTTTAGAGACAGTGTGTGTCGCTCTTTTTCCACAAGCTCTTACTTTGCCCCTCCTATTTGAAGTCCCAGCCCCTTAGTTTTCTCGTGCCATTGCCCTCTCGTTCAACCATCTCTCCGTATCTAACGTCTCGGCAGAGCTACAGTACGATggatttagtttattttttctctACTGGGGATGTTTCTTCTGAGCATAATATCTCAGATGATTttgttgccttaagaagctAGATGGATTACTTTGGATGGTGTAAATGTATGGATATTAAGCCTTGGCAGTTACAAAGAAAACAAGCTGCGctgttttcttttgtctctggACATTGCTCAAAACCTGTTTGCTGCTCACGTGGAAATTGTCTGACCCTAATGCATTTGGATGCCGATTTTCCAGGATTCTTCCTTATAATAGACGAGCATATACAGCAACAATGACAGCGAAGAGGATTATAGTAGTGGGACTTTTCTACGTTTTTGCGAGCTATGTCTTGGATACAGTATCGGGGCAGATCGCGTATAGTGTATTGGAGGAGGTGAAAGTGGGCACTACAGTGGGAAATATAACCAAAGATATTAACCTCTCATTAAAGGAGCTGAGTTCACGTGGATTCCGCCTCGTTTCCGGTTCTAAAAAGCAATACATCAGAGTGGATGCAGAAACGGGCGTGCTGCAGGTAAACGAGCGGATTGACAGAGAGGAGCTTTGTGAATCCGCCGTCTCTTGCTCAATTAATTTAGAAGCCTTGGCCAACAGTCCCCTACAGCTTTACAGGGTAAGAATAAATATTGTCGATGTTAACGATAATTCTCCGGTGTTTCCTGTTAGTTCAACCTATCTAAATATCACTGAAATCACTGGGACTGGTACGCGCTTCCCTGTGCAGAGCGCGCATGACGCAGACATCGGTGTCAACTCTGTGAAAACATATAAGCTCGATTCAAACGAATATTTTACCTTAGATTTGCAGACACAGACCGACAAAACTGTCTCCGCTGAACTGGTGCTTATAAAAGCACtggacagagaaaaaaatcctaATCTTGACCTTTTAATTACTGCCGTTGACGGCGGATCGCCTACTCTGAAGGGAACTTTAAATATTAAAGTGAATGTTCTGGATGCTAATGACAACGCACCTGTATTTACTAAATCTTTATACAAAGTCTCTATATCCGAAGATACTCCTGTTGGGACCACAATTATCAGGGTGCAGGCCAAAGATTCGGATGAAGGTTTAAATGGCGAAATAATGTATTCCTTCATGAGTCACACACCTCAAAATATTCTGAATAGGTTTGAAATAGACAGTGAAACCGGAGACTTAAAACTAAAAGGGGATATAGATTATGAAGAGAATAATGCATTCGAGATTCGCGTTCAAGCCACAGATAAAGGTACTGTAGCTATGTCAGGACACACCAAGGTGTTAGTAGAGGTCTTAGATATAAATGATAACCCACCGAGCGTGACTGTGACGTCACTTCTCAACCCAATCGAGGAGAACGCGGCAAAGGGCACAGTTGTTGCTTTAATTACAATATCAGATACGGACTCCGGTAAAAACGGCGCAGTCAAATGTCGACTTGAAGGTACCAGTCCGTTTAAATTGCATTCAACTTTCCAGAACTACTACTCACTGATCTTGGAGGACGGACTTGATCGGGAAAAGAATGCAGAGTATAAAATCACAGTTATAGCAGTAGATGAAGGATCTCCGCCTCTTTATAGTACAAAAGTAATAAATGTCAGAGTAGCAGATGTTAATGACAACGCGCCACGATTTTCAGATAAGACAGTATATGCTTACTTGAATGAAAACAGTAAAATTGGTTCAGTTATATGCGTACTGACAGCGATAGATCTAGATATCAATGACAATGCATTAATAACGTATTCGCTATTGCAAACCACAATCAACGGTACACCAGTCTCCTCACTGTTTGCTATTAATAGCTTAACAGGTGAGatacaaaacataaaatattttgacTACGAGGAAACAAAAACGTTTCAGTTTAAAGTTCAGGCCACAGACTCTGGTGTTCCTCCACTGAGCAGTAACGTaactgtgaatgtttttatcCTGGATGAGAATGACAACAGTCCCGCGATTCTCGCTCCGTATTCTGATCATGGATCTGTTCACTCTGAGAACATTCCCTATTTTGCTGAAGCGGGCTACTTTGTGGCCAAGATCAGAGCTGTAGACTCAGATTCTGGATATAATGCGCTGCTTTCTTATCACATCTCTGAACCCAAAGGAAACAACCTCTTCCGGATCGGAACCAGCAGTGGAGAGATCAGGACTAAGAGGAGAATGAGTGACAATGACCTGAAAACTCACCCGCTGGTCATTTTGGTTTCTGATAACGGAGAGCCCTCGCTGTCAGCTACTGTGTCTATTGATGTTGTGGTTGTTGAGAGCACAGCTGACATTAAGACTCAGTTCAAACATGCACCGACAAAGGAGGACAGTTTCTCGGATTTAAACATGTATTTGCTGATCGCCATTGTGTCAGTTTCACTGATATTTTTACTGAGTCTGATAAGTTTAATAGCTGTAAAATGCTGCAGGACAGACAGCAGTTTCAGCAGATACAGCGCCCCAGTGATCACCACACATCCAGATGGGAGCTGGTCTTACTCCAAATCTACCCAGCAGTATGATATATGTTTTAACTCGGACACACTGAAGAGTGACGTGGTGGTTTTTCCTGCACCATTTCCGTCTGTAGAAGCTGAATTAATCAGTGTAAATGGGGAAGACAGTTTTAATGGAACACAAACTCTCCTTAATACGGTGAAGGTAAGAAATGTGCTTTATATTGTTGGAGTGATAGaaacttttgttgtttttcactttattgtaGTTGATTATGGATTTTTGGTTTTTCAGttcattatttacttttataaatTGGGATTTACCTGTAATCGCTGTCTCCTGTCTGAATTTTGACTTAGCTTTGTTTTAGCGGTAGTAAATCCTAAGGGATATTTTGGTAGAGTACTAACCGGGATCTGGCCGTGGTGCTGAAACGCCAACCCAGATTTAACTCCAACCCAGacttagaaagaaagaaaagttcaCATACAGTCTTAGGTGCTGCAAATAAGTTAATTATATGAGGTGTATGTGTACCTTTTTTTCTACGATACTTGGTTTTTAACTAGGTTGGAACTCTGAGTAAGCCTAGCAAATCATAGACAAAGTAGGGTACTGGTagcaaaaattacatttaagtGCCATCTATGTTTACGtgtgccttaaaaaaaaataaaacaaaaaagtttttaaaaacgttcatttaattattattaggtATATACACTGtgctttaatattatttatcatGTTGAATGTATTGACCGTtctattttgattatttattatttgcagCTCTCGGTTCGTATGAATCATAAATTATTCGCTATGTTAATTCGTACTGAAGGAAGCTGGACATGACTTTTCTAACGATTGCGTGCACTTGATGTCGCTGTTGACCAGTGAAtcaagatatttattttatttctgcccCTCCCAACTAAGATGGGGAGTGGTTTTCTCTGGGCTTTGTTTAGAAGAAAGGCAATACGAATGTAAAGGAATATCCCGACTTGTGTTGTATTGAGAAGGAATGTCGACCGGCACTGTAATATCTAAATTAAAACCGcttggattattttattttgtggttATATGCATTGCGGTTAGAGAgaacaatgtatttatttagacGTGGATCTATTGCGGCGTATGTTGTGCTTGTCCTGTTAGACTGCTGCTGGGAAGCGGTTACAGGGCAGCAGCTCTCCTACTCCGTGTCAGAAGAGACGAAACCCGGGACATCAGTCGGAAATATCGCAAAGGATTTAAATCTTAATGCTCAGGAACTTGAGTCGCGAATGTTTCAGATTCTCGCCGGATCAGAGAAAAAATATTTCGAGGTAAATTTAAAGACTGGATTTATTTACGTAAATGAGAAAATTGACAGAGAAGCGCTTTGTGTTAAAACGATTAAATGTACAGTCAATGTAGAGGCTGTAATTAACAACCCTTTAAAACTTTACAGAATTGAAATTAATATTTTGGACATTAATGATAATGCGCCTACTTTTAGTGAAAAATCGCTCACGCTCGACATCGCAGAGAGCTCACTTCCTGGTGTCAGGATGCCTCTGCCTCAAGCCACCGACATAGATGTTGGTAAAAATACTGTAAGTATGTATAAACTAAgttcaaatgaatattttaccCTAGTGACATCCAAAGGAGGAGAGCAGAGCGTATTTGCAGAGTTAGTACTGCAGAAAGCTTTAGACCGAGAGAAACAGCCTTTAATCCACCTCACACTAAGCGCTGTTGATGGAGGTAGCCCCCCAAAATCCGGAACATCTCAAATCATAGTGAATATTTTAgatgtaaatgataatgctCCAGTATTTAGTAAGCCACTTTACAAAACAACTATTTCTGAAAATGTCCCTCTTGGCACAACGGTTGTCATATTAAATGCGACAGACAttgatgaaggaatgaatagTGAGATTATCTATTCTACAAATAAAAGAGACCAGGAcaaattttttgagattttTGACATTGATCCACAATCTGGAGCCATAACAGTGAAGGGCAAAGTAGACTTTGAAAAAAACAATGCTTTTGAAATCCGTGCTCAAGCCAGTGACAGAGGACAGCCTCCACTGACCTCACATTGTAAGGTTCTAATCGAGGTG
Proteins encoded in this region:
- the LOC128618667 gene encoding protocadherin alpha-2 isoform X6 encodes the protein MTAKRIIVVGLFYVFASYVLDTVSGQIAYSVLEEVKVGTTVGNITKDINLSLKELSSRGFRLVSGSKKQYIRVDAETGVLQVNERIDREELCESAVSCSINLEALANSPLQLYRVRINIVDVNDNSPVFPVSSTYLNITEITGTGTRFPVQSAHDADIGVNSVKTYKLDSNEYFTLDLQTQTDKTVSAELVLIKALDREKNPNLDLLITAVDGGSPTLKGTLNIKVNVLDANDNAPVFTKSLYKVSISEDTPVGTTIIRVQAKDSDEGLNGEIMYSFMSHTPQNILNRFEIDSETGDLKLKGDIDYEENNAFEIRVQATDKGTVAMSGHTKVLVEVLDINDNPPSVTVTSLLNPIEENAAKGTVVALITISDTDSGKNGAVKCRLEGTSPFKLHSTFQNYYSLILEDGLDREKNAEYKITVIAVDEGSPPLYSTKVINVRVADVNDNAPRFSDKTVYAYLNENSKIGSVICVLTAIDLDINDNALITYSLLQTTINGTPVSSLFAINSLTGEIQNIKYFDYEETKTFQFKVQATDSGVPPLSSNVTVNVFILDENDNSPAILAPYSDHGSVHSENIPYFAEAGYFVAKIRAVDSDSGYNALLSYHISEPKGNNLFRIGTSSGEIRTKRRMSDNDLKTHPLVILVSDNGEPSLSATVSIDVVVVESTADIKTQFKHAPTKEDSFSDLNMYLLIAIVSVSLIFLLSLISLIAVKCCRTDSSFSRYSAPVITTHPDGSWSYSKSTQQYDICFNSDTLKSDVVVFPAPFPSVEAELISVNGEDSFNGTQTLLNTVKPKVPNADWRYSASLRAGMQSSVHMEESSVMQGAQGVLVQNWPTVSNAPDNEGGEVSPPVGAGVDSNSWHFRYGPGPGMPPQHLKPGEVPPEAFIIPGSPAIISIRQGQDGDDKSDFITFGKKEEAKKKKKKKKEKEKKDKKEKGKDDDD